The following nucleotide sequence is from bacterium.
CATCCCGTAGGTGTTCATGTAGTACGGGAAGCGGCTCGAGCAGCCGATGCCGGACACGAAGACGTGGTTCTCGCGCGGGATGCCGAGCTCGGGCATCACCTTCTGGACCTGGGCGAGGATGGCGTAGTCGCCGCAGCCCGGGCACCAGCGCGGGTCCTGATCGGAGACGTAATCCTTGCGGCTCTGCGTCGCGCCGCTGCCGACGGCCGCTGCTTCGCTGCTGCTCACGCGTGCACCTCGTGCCGCTCTTCCGGCCGGTCCTGGCCGTCGAGCAGACGGACGCACCGGGAGCGGATCTCGGCCACCTTGAACGGGCGGCCCTGGATCTTGCTGAAGCCGATCGCGTCGACCAGGTACTCGGCGCGGATCATCTTGACGAGCTGTCCGAGATTCATTTCGGGCACGACGACGTGGCGGAACCGGCGCAGGACGTCGCCGAGGTCGGCGGGCAGCGGGTTCAGCCAGCGCAGATGGGCGTGCGACACCGAGCGGCCCTCACGCTGGAGATCGGTGACCGCCTGGCGGATGGGCCCGAACGTGCTGCCCCAGCCGAGGACGAGGAGATCGCCCGTCGCCGGTCCGAAGATCGCGGTCGGGCCGATCTCGCGCGTGATGCCGGCGACCTTGCGCTGCCGGATGCGCGTCATCTGCTCGTTGTTCGCGGGCGAGTAGCTGACGTTGCCCGTGCCGGACTCCTTCGAGAGGCCGCCGATGCGGTGCTCGAGGCCCGGCGTGCCGGGCCGCACCCAGGGACGGGCCAGCGTCTCCTCGTCGCGCATGTAGGGCTGGAAGCCCTCGGGGTCGGTGCGGAAGTCGACGTGGACCGCCGGGAGCTTCTCCGGGTCGGGCACGAGCCAGGGCTCGGCGCCGTTGGCGAGGAACGCATCGGACAGGATGATCACCGGCGTCATGTACTTCGCGGCGATGCGCAGCGCCTCGTAGCCGACCTCGAAGCAGTCCGACGGCGTCGACGGCGCCAGGATCGGCACCGGCGCCTCGCCGTGGCGGCCGTACATCGCCATCAGGAGATCGGCCTGCTCGGTCTTCGTCGGCATGCCCGTCGACGGGCCGGAGCGCTGGATGTCGGCGATGACGAGGGGCAGCTCGACGGACACGGCGAGCCCGACGGTCTCGGCCTTCAAGTCCATGCCGGGGCCGCTCGTCGTGGTGATCGCGAGCGCGCCGCCGAAGGCCGCGCCGAGCGCCGCGCCGACGCCGCCGATCTCGTCCTCGGCCTGCATCGTGGTGACGTCGAACTGCTTCATGCCCGAGAGCTCGTGCAGGATGTCGCTCGCCGGCGTGATCGGGTAGCTGCCGAGGAAGAGCGGCCGGCCGGCGCGGTGGGCGGCGGCGACGAAGCCGAGCGCGAGGGCCGAGTTGCCGGTGATGTTGCGGTAGAGGCCCGGCTCGATCTTCGCCGCTGCGACCTCGTACGAGATCTTCAGCAGCTCGGCGTTCTCGGCGAAGTTCCAGCCGGCGTGGAGCGCGCGCAGGTTGGCCTCGACGAGCGTCTGGTTCTTCTTGAACTTGCCGCGGACGTACTCCTCCGAGACCTCGAGCGGGCGGTGGAAGAGCCACGAGGCGATGCCGAGGCAGAAGAAGTTGCGGCAGCGGAACGTCTCGCGTGCGGACAAACCGAACTGCTTGAGCGCCGTCGTCGTGAGCTTCGTGATCTCGACCGGGAAGAGCTGCCAGCGGTCGAGCGAGCCGTCCTCGAGCGGGTTGCGGGCGTAGCCGGCCTTGCGCAGGTTGCCGTCGTTGAAGGCCTCGCGGTCGACGAGGAGGATGCCGCCGGGGCGAAGGTCGTCGAGGTTGGTCTTCAGCGCGGCGGGGTTCATGGCGACGAGGACGTCGAGGTCGTCGCCGGGGGTGAAGACCTGGTTCGTCGAGAAGTTCAGCTGGAAGGCGCTGACGCCGGCGAGGGTGCCGGCGGGGGCGCGGATCTCGGCAGGAAAGTCGGGCAGGGTGGCGAGGTCGTTGCCGGCGCGGGCCGACTCGCTCGTGAACTGCACTCCGGTGAGCTGCATGCCGTCTCCGGAGTCGCCGGCGAAGCGGATGACGATCGCGTCACGCTGCTCGACCCGCTTCGCCGTGCTCGACTGACCTTCGGACATCGTTCCTCCTGCTGCTGGGGCCGCCCCTCCGTCCGCACCGCGCCCTGTGGGCCCGCGCGGGGAGCCGGCGGATCATCGACCTACCTACCGTCCGCCCACAGGGGTTGCAACGGTGCGATGGTACGCGCGCCGCGAGGCGTTCCTCGCCGCGCCGCGGCGACGCGCGAACGCCCGTTTGGGCGGTGGTTTGTACGATCTGCCGTGCTCCGCCGGCATGCCTGCGTGCGGCGGCGGGGCCCGCGCGCGGCATGTGGCTTGCTGCCTTCGCGGGCATGGCCAGGATCGTCGTTCCCCTCGCAGAGGATTTCGAGGATGCCGAGCTCACCGTTCCGCGCGATCGGCTCGCCGCCGCCGGCCACACGCTGACCATCGTAGGACGGGACGCGGGCGAAACCGTGCGCGGCAAGCGCGGCCGGGCGTCGGCGCTGGTCGAGGCGTCGGCGGCGTCGGTCGCCGCCGACGCGTTCGACGCCTGTCTGATCCCCGGCGGCTACTCGCCGGACCACCTGCGGACCGATCGCGGTGCGGTCGCGCTGGTGCAGGCGATGATGCGGGCTCGCAAACCGGTGGCCGCCATCTGTCACGGTCCGCAGCTGCTCATCGACGCCGGCGCGGCCGCGGGACGCACGCTGACGTCGTACCCGTCGGTGCGCGCCGACCTCGAGAACGCGGGCGCCCACTGGGTCGACCGTGAGGTCGTCGTCGACGGCGCGCTGATCACGTCGCGCACGCCGGACGATCTCGATGCCTTCACGCGCGCGTTCCTCGCCGCGCTGAGCGAGGGCGCCGCGGCCCACGACGCGTGAGCACGGCGTCGCGGGGCCCGCCGCTGCGAGCCCCCCGCGACGCCGCGGCGGTCAGAAGTCGAGCTTCGGCTCGCGGCCGAGCAGGCGGCAATGGAGATACGCCTGCGCGGAGTCCTCGACGATCTCGGCGCGGTTGTACGCCTCGAGCAGCGACGGGCCGCTCGCCGCGAGGCCGTGGTTCGCGAGCAGCACGATGCGCGTGTCGGGCTTCGCCTTGTAGACGTCGACCACGAGGTCGCGCAGCTCCTCGGAGCCGGCGTTCGCGTAGGGGACGATCTGGATCTCGCCCAGGTGCGCGCGGGCCTGCCCGGTCATGTGCGGCGGCGTGATGCCGCAGCAGCCGAACGCCATGGTCGCGGTCGAGTGCGAGTGCACGACGCCGTTGACGTCCTTGCAGGTCGCGAACACGCCGGCGTGCCAGCGGTGCTCCTTCGAGGGCTTCCACTCGAAGTTGTCGAGCTGCTTCCCCGACAGGTCCATCTGCACGACGTTCCATACCGCGGTGTCGCGGAAGGTCACGCCGGTGGCCGTGCAGAAATAGCGGTCGGTGCCGGGAATGCGGATCGAGATGTTGCCGCCCGATCCCGCGGTGAGCCAGCGCTCGCTCGAGCGGTGGCAGATGTCGACGAGTTCCTTGCGAAGGTCGTGCAGATCCATGCTCGGGCGAGTATCGGCGATCGTTCCCGGATTCTCAACCCGCGGGGCGGCGCGCCCCGGGTACACGAACGTTCGCGCGCGTCCATTTCCGTGCCCTGGCGGGGGCGCGCGCTGCGCGCCGCGCACGGCGGGCGCGCGGGGCCCCGCGCCCCGCGCTCGATGCGCGCGACGCGGCCTCGGAGCGCGCCGGCGGCGGCACATCGGTTGCACTCGTCCCGCGCTGGAAACGCGGCGCACGGAAAGCTTGGTGACATGCTTGCCGCTTGCGCTCGCCGGAAGGAGGGACGATGCGACGAGGGGACATGGGCCGCACGCTGGGCGTGCTCGGCGCGGCGGGCGTGCTGCTGCTCGCGGGTGCCGGGACCGCGCGCGCGGCCGCGGAGCCGGGCTGCGGGCCGCGCGCGACGCTGCTGCGCATCGAGGAGAAGCTCTGCCCCGCCAACGACCGGCGGCCGGCGATCGTACGGCAGCGGGCGTGCTGCCTGAAGCCGGGCGGCCAGGTGCGCTGCGCGCACTTCCAGCACTGCCCGCGCAACTCGCCGTCCTGAGCGGCGCCAACGGGGGAGGTTGTCGACGCATGCGAATCACGACCGGAAGGGGAAGGACCGCGGCGCTGCTCGCCGCGGTCGTCGGCACGGTGCTCGTCGCGAGCGCGGCCGACGCCGCCAAGCTGCCGCGGCCGAAGTGCGGCGGACGCCAGGAGATGGTGCGCGTGGACGAGAAGGTCTGTCCGGCGACCAAGCGACGGCCGGCCGTCGTCATCCAGCGCGCCTGCTGCCAGAAGCCGAACGGCAAGATCCGCTGCAAGGCGTTCAAGAAGTGTCCGCGTCGCTCGCCGTCCTGACGGCGAGGTGACGGCGGGGGAGGGTGCGCATGGGGAGGCGGTGGACCATT
It contains:
- a CDS encoding 2-oxoacid:acceptor oxidoreductase subunit alpha, whose amino-acid sequence is MSEGQSSTAKRVEQRDAIVIRFAGDSGDGMQLTGVQFTSESARAGNDLATLPDFPAEIRAPAGTLAGVSAFQLNFSTNQVFTPGDDLDVLVAMNPAALKTNLDDLRPGGILLVDREAFNDGNLRKAGYARNPLEDGSLDRWQLFPVEITKLTTTALKQFGLSARETFRCRNFFCLGIASWLFHRPLEVSEEYVRGKFKKNQTLVEANLRALHAGWNFAENAELLKISYEVAAAKIEPGLYRNITGNSALALGFVAAAHRAGRPLFLGSYPITPASDILHELSGMKQFDVTTMQAEDEIGGVGAALGAAFGGALAITTTSGPGMDLKAETVGLAVSVELPLVIADIQRSGPSTGMPTKTEQADLLMAMYGRHGEAPVPILAPSTPSDCFEVGYEALRIAAKYMTPVIILSDAFLANGAEPWLVPDPEKLPAVHVDFRTDPEGFQPYMRDEETLARPWVRPGTPGLEHRIGGLSKESGTGNVSYSPANNEQMTRIRQRKVAGITREIGPTAIFGPATGDLLVLGWGSTFGPIRQAVTDLQREGRSVSHAHLRWLNPLPADLGDVLRRFRHVVVPEMNLGQLVKMIRAEYLVDAIGFSKIQGRPFKVAEIRSRCVRLLDGQDRPEERHEVHA
- a CDS encoding type 1 glutamine amidotransferase is translated as MARIVVPLAEDFEDAELTVPRDRLAAAGHTLTIVGRDAGETVRGKRGRASALVEASAASVAADAFDACLIPGGYSPDHLRTDRGAVALVQAMMRARKPVAAICHGPQLLIDAGAAAGRTLTSYPSVRADLENAGAHWVDREVVVDGALITSRTPDDLDAFTRAFLAALSEGAAAHDA
- a CDS encoding class II aldolase/adducin family protein yields the protein MDLHDLRKELVDICHRSSERWLTAGSGGNISIRIPGTDRYFCTATGVTFRDTAVWNVVQMDLSGKQLDNFEWKPSKEHRWHAGVFATCKDVNGVVHSHSTATMAFGCCGITPPHMTGQARAHLGEIQIVPYANAGSEELRDLVVDVYKAKPDTRIVLLANHGLAASGPSLLEAYNRAEIVEDSAQAYLHCRLLGREPKLDF